In a single window of the Leptospira harrisiae genome:
- a CDS encoding helix-turn-helix domain-containing protein, producing METEIDSFSATTENERNVDEVLTVVLGETLKRRRLELGLSMEKLSQLSTVSRGMLGLIESGKTTPSIGILWKLSKSLRIPIGEMIPDLFAQSPRFIGSNEGRRWISPKNTAESRIFYQEERDRLSIVEWKLTTGKVTQFGHLPTAFDIKIYQVSGQSKIKLKTKELLLETSDSAFFPISELESIENDFQEESKFLWIASKKTR from the coding sequence ATGGAAACAGAAATAGATAGTTTTTCGGCCACAACAGAAAACGAACGAAATGTAGATGAAGTGCTGACAGTTGTATTAGGAGAAACCTTAAAAAGGCGAAGGCTGGAATTAGGTTTATCTATGGAAAAACTTTCACAGCTATCAACTGTAAGTCGAGGAATGCTAGGACTGATCGAATCGGGAAAAACCACTCCAAGCATTGGAATCTTATGGAAATTGTCCAAGTCATTACGAATTCCTATTGGTGAAATGATACCAGATTTATTTGCCCAATCCCCCAGGTTCATCGGATCAAACGAAGGAAGGCGTTGGATTTCTCCGAAAAATACAGCAGAATCTCGTATTTTTTACCAGGAAGAAAGAGACCGCTTGAGCATTGTTGAATGGAAACTAACAACGGGAAAGGTCACACAATTTGGACATTTGCCTACCGCATTCGATATCAAAATCTACCAAGTCAGTGGCCAATCGAAAATCAAACTTAAAACAAAAGAGTTATTATTAGAAACATCCGATAGTGCTTTCTTTCCAATTTCGGAATTGGAATCGATCGAAAATGATTTCCAAGAAGAGTCCAAATTTCTTTGGATCGCTTCCAAAAAAACAAGATAG